Proteins found in one Clostridia bacterium genomic segment:
- the dapA gene encoding 4-hydroxy-tetrahydrodipicolinate synthase has product MKYGTVIPALVTPFSPDGEVDAARAGELASRLVEQGVDGVLVGGTTAESPTLTEDERMRVLTAVLDAVGDRVFVWAGTGTNDTATSIALTRRAQAAGAHGVMLVTPYYNKPPQEGLYRHFRAIAESTDLPVMLYNVPGRTSQNIAPETVARLAELPNVVAVKEASGNLDQVSAIRQLAPDLLVYSGDDSLTLPILAVGGVGVVSVAAHIVPGELVRLVRLFEAGDVRAAEAVHRRIFPLCKALFVTTNPIPVKLALRLTGFDVGGCRPPLCAPSAAEEEAVRSALAALGLLRA; this is encoded by the coding sequence GTGAAGTACGGGACCGTGATCCCGGCGCTCGTCACGCCGTTCTCGCCGGACGGGGAGGTCGACGCGGCGCGCGCCGGGGAGCTCGCGAGCCGTCTCGTGGAACAGGGTGTCGACGGTGTGCTCGTCGGCGGGACGACGGCCGAATCCCCGACGCTCACCGAGGACGAGCGGATGCGCGTTCTGACGGCGGTCCTGGACGCGGTGGGGGACCGCGTGTTCGTCTGGGCCGGGACGGGGACGAACGACACCGCGACGTCCATCGCGTTGACGCGCCGCGCCCAGGCGGCGGGGGCGCACGGCGTGATGCTCGTCACACCGTACTACAACAAGCCTCCTCAGGAGGGGTTGTACCGGCATTTCCGGGCCATCGCCGAGTCGACGGACCTTCCGGTCATGCTGTACAACGTGCCCGGCCGCACCTCGCAGAACATCGCGCCGGAGACGGTGGCGCGGCTGGCGGAACTGCCGAACGTCGTGGCCGTCAAGGAGGCGAGCGGCAACCTGGACCAGGTTTCGGCGATCCGCCAGCTGGCGCCGGATTTGCTCGTGTACAGCGGCGACGACTCGCTGACGCTGCCCATCCTCGCCGTGGGAGGCGTGGGCGTCGTCAGCGTGGCCGCGCACATCGTGCCGGGCGAGCTCGTCCGGCTGGTGCGGCTCTTCGAGGCCGGCGACGTGCGGGCGGCGGAGGCCGTGCACCGGAGGATCTTCCCGCTGTGCAAGGCGCTCTTCGTCACGACGAACCCGATCCCCGTGAAGCTGGCCCTGCGCTTGACCGGATTCGACGTCGGCGGATGCCGGCCGCCGCTCTGTGCGCCGTCGGCTGCCGAGGAGGAGGCGGTTCGGTCGGCCCTCGCGGCGCTCGGCCTCCT